One window from the genome of Dyadobacter sp. CECT 9275 encodes:
- a CDS encoding aminotransferase class IV — MAFYQFFNGEIVPVAQPLLQTNDLGLLRGFGLFDYFRTYNGIPFRWDDYWNRFANSARLMKLDLPVTQEETSKILADLFALSGEADIAFRFILTGGYAPDSVHVIKPNFIIRAEPLPQDYPAGRLKGIKVLPYEYVRDLPEVKTTNYVHMILMADEMRHQSAADLLFHKDGEVSELTRSNIFLFKGNKLITSDRNILNGITRKVVLELAEPYFETEIRPVLLDEIMNADEIFTTSTTKWVMPVVGIGDHTVGSGLAGKHTLFLQGLFEKLIAGWGS; from the coding sequence ATGGCATTTTACCAATTTTTTAACGGAGAAATAGTACCTGTTGCCCAGCCTTTGCTGCAAACCAATGACCTTGGCCTGCTCCGTGGTTTTGGTCTGTTTGATTATTTCAGGACCTACAACGGGATTCCTTTCCGCTGGGATGATTACTGGAACCGTTTTGCGAATTCGGCGCGGTTGATGAAACTTGATTTGCCCGTTACACAGGAGGAAACCAGTAAAATCCTGGCAGACTTGTTTGCGCTGTCCGGAGAAGCTGATATTGCTTTCAGGTTTATACTCACGGGAGGTTATGCTCCGGATAGCGTCCATGTGATCAAACCTAATTTTATCATCCGGGCCGAACCTCTGCCGCAGGATTACCCGGCCGGAAGGCTGAAAGGGATAAAGGTATTGCCTTATGAATATGTCCGCGATCTGCCAGAAGTGAAAACGACCAACTATGTGCACATGATTTTGATGGCAGATGAAATGAGGCACCAGTCAGCGGCGGATCTGTTGTTTCATAAAGACGGGGAGGTCAGCGAGCTGACGCGGAGTAATATTTTCCTTTTTAAAGGAAACAAGCTGATTACCTCTGATCGTAATATCCTGAATGGTATCACCAGGAAGGTAGTCTTGGAATTGGCCGAGCCTTATTTCGAGACCGAAATAAGACCGGTGTTACTGGATGAGATAATGAATGCCGATGAAATTTTTACGACCAGCACTACCAAATGGGTGATGCCCGTGGTTGGGATTGGTGACCACACGGTGGGTTCCGGACTTGCCGGAAAGCATACGCTATTTTTACAGGGGTTATTTGAAAAACTCATTGCGGGCTGGGGCAGCTAA
- a CDS encoding sialidase family protein: MNTMIRLSGIYAVLLLFFYQPLKAQTPDFSKVPGSIVAHSPASSGLYIGSPSICVLKNGDYLASHDLFGPQSKEFVSPVSKIYSSSDKGKSWKEISTINGQFWSKLFVHRGGLYFMGTSKHHGNVIIRKSEDNGVTWTEPSNGESGLLLAGEYHCAPMSFIEHNGRLWRAMEDAMGTVKKWGKRYGAFMMSIPLEADPMKAANWTSSNVLPYDSTMLNGHFGAWIEGNAVVDPQGQVWDVLRVDDRSTLREKAAFVKISDDGKTASFDRNRGFIDFPGGSKKFTIRYDPKSKRYWSLVNYIPDAVKATHTGKNPASIRNTQALFSSKDLINWDFHKIVLEHPDVVNHGFQYVDFMFDKKDIIFLSRTAYDDGLGGAHNNHDANFLTFHRIKNFRK; encoded by the coding sequence ATGAATACAATGATCCGGTTGTCTGGCATTTACGCCGTTTTGCTTTTGTTTTTTTATCAGCCTTTAAAAGCACAGACCCCCGACTTTTCCAAAGTTCCGGGTAGTATAGTCGCTCACAGCCCTGCCTCATCAGGTCTTTATATTGGCTCGCCAAGTATATGTGTTTTAAAGAATGGAGACTATCTTGCTTCGCATGACCTTTTCGGGCCTCAATCAAAAGAGTTTGTGAGTCCGGTATCTAAGATTTACAGCTCGTCGGATAAAGGGAAATCGTGGAAAGAAATATCGACCATCAACGGGCAATTCTGGTCCAAGCTTTTCGTGCACCGGGGTGGGTTGTATTTTATGGGTACCAGCAAGCACCACGGAAATGTAATCATACGCAAGTCTGAGGATAACGGCGTTACCTGGACAGAACCTTCAAATGGAGAAAGCGGACTACTGCTGGCAGGAGAATATCATTGCGCGCCCATGTCATTCATTGAACATAACGGAAGGCTCTGGAGGGCTATGGAAGATGCCATGGGAACGGTAAAAAAATGGGGAAAAAGGTATGGCGCTTTTATGATGTCTATCCCCCTTGAGGCAGATCCGATGAAAGCCGCCAACTGGACCAGTTCCAACGTTCTTCCCTACGATTCCACCATGCTTAACGGGCATTTTGGAGCCTGGATAGAAGGCAATGCGGTGGTGGACCCTCAGGGACAGGTCTGGGATGTCCTGCGCGTGGACGACCGGTCCACACTTCGCGAGAAAGCGGCCTTTGTTAAAATAAGTGACGATGGAAAGACAGCATCTTTTGATCGGAATAGGGGATTTATTGATTTTCCCGGTGGCAGTAAAAAGTTTACCATACGTTATGATCCTAAGTCAAAGCGCTATTGGTCGCTGGTGAACTATATACCTGACGCCGTGAAGGCAACCCACACGGGGAAAAACCCGGCAAGCATCCGCAATACGCAGGCGTTGTTCAGCTCGAAGGATTTAATAAACTGGGATTTTCATAAAATAGTGCTGGAACACCCCGATGTCGTGAATCACGGATTTCAGTACGTCGATTTTATGTTTGATAAGAAGGATATTATTTTCCTTTCCCGCACGGCTTATGACGATGGGCTGGGTGGTGCACACAATAACCACGACGCTAATTTCCTTACTTTTCACAGAATTAAAAATTTCAGGAAATAA
- a CDS encoding polyprenyl synthetase family protein produces the protein MIKIEQLLETLKTEFASHSYGTSPAELYDPIRYIMSLGGKRFRPLLTLLSASLYTDDWQHALKPAMAVEVFHNFTLMHDDIMDNAPLRRGKPTVHEKWNPNTAILSGDVMLIKAYELLIHVPESQLRNVIERFNTTAAEVCEGQQLDMNFETRWDVTEEQYLEMIRLKTSVVLGMSLELGGIIGEADAAEKALLYKAGESMGLGFQLKDDLLDVYGDPEKFGKQVGGDIISNKKTFLLIEALAKASGEIRNELDRWISAETFNKEEKVEAVKNIYNKLGIYEITENKIKAYFKTGISNLENLNVPSERKDILLAFVHQLVEREH, from the coding sequence ATGATAAAAATTGAGCAACTGCTAGAAACACTGAAAACCGAATTTGCCAGCCATAGTTACGGTACATCTCCCGCCGAACTCTATGATCCTATCCGGTACATTATGTCACTCGGCGGCAAACGCTTTCGTCCCTTGCTGACGCTCCTCTCCGCATCTCTTTATACCGATGACTGGCAGCACGCCTTAAAACCGGCCATGGCCGTTGAAGTTTTCCATAATTTCACGCTGATGCATGATGATATTATGGACAACGCGCCGCTCCGGAGAGGCAAACCCACTGTTCATGAAAAATGGAATCCGAACACGGCTATTCTCTCGGGCGATGTAATGCTGATCAAAGCCTACGAGCTACTGATACATGTCCCTGAAAGTCAGCTACGTAATGTAATTGAACGTTTCAACACCACCGCTGCGGAGGTGTGTGAAGGCCAGCAACTTGATATGAATTTTGAAACCCGCTGGGATGTTACCGAGGAACAGTATCTGGAAATGATCCGGCTTAAAACTTCTGTAGTACTGGGTATGTCGCTGGAACTGGGAGGAATTATAGGCGAAGCCGACGCGGCTGAAAAAGCACTGCTCTACAAGGCCGGAGAGAGTATGGGGCTCGGATTTCAGCTGAAAGACGACCTGCTGGATGTGTATGGCGATCCTGAGAAATTCGGGAAACAGGTAGGCGGTGATATTATTTCCAATAAAAAAACTTTCCTGCTGATAGAAGCACTTGCAAAAGCCTCTGGAGAAATACGAAACGAACTGGATCGGTGGATTTCCGCAGAAACTTTCAACAAGGAAGAAAAAGTAGAGGCCGTAAAAAATATTTACAACAAGCTGGGTATTTATGAGATCACTGAAAATAAAATAAAAGCGTATTTTAAAACAGGAATTTCAAATCTGGAAAATCTTAACGTACCCTCAGAACGGAAGGATATCCTGCTTGCATTTGTACATCAGCTGGTGGAGCGGGAACACTAA
- a CDS encoding cytochrome b5 domain-containing protein, which produces MQEKVKEYSRSQLALRNGQDREEIWCAYKGMIYDVGPSRLWRNGHHYEHWAGQDLTRELGDAPHTEKVFERFNIVGRLVNSSDKV; this is translated from the coding sequence ATGCAGGAAAAGGTCAAAGAGTACTCCAGATCTCAGCTAGCGCTGCGTAACGGGCAGGACAGGGAAGAAATCTGGTGTGCTTATAAGGGAATGATTTACGATGTAGGCCCATCAAGGCTTTGGCGTAACGGGCATCATTACGAGCACTGGGCGGGACAGGATCTGACACGTGAACTTGGCGATGCCCCGCATACGGAAAAAGTTTTCGAACGTTTTAATATTGTGGGCCGACTGGTGAACAGTTCGGATAAGGTTTAA
- a CDS encoding phosphatidylserine decarboxylase family protein produces the protein MTLHREGYTIMAVTAIVLLLINAGINYLLPDGYWIPRITLIASIIVFLLVVQFFRVPSRVVHKSDTQIVAPCDGRVVVIEEVVETEYFKGPRRQISIFMSPLNVHINWNPISGVIQYFKYHPGLYLVAWHPKSSTDNERTTVVIRNKEGIDVLFRQIAGAAARRIRWYVKEGDKVEQSTEMGFIKFGSRVDIFVPLDADIKVNLQDKTVGSITVLAELKA, from the coding sequence ATGACATTACACAGAGAGGGATATACCATCATGGCGGTCACCGCAATTGTGTTGCTACTGATTAATGCAGGTATCAATTATCTTCTTCCGGATGGATACTGGATACCCAGAATAACGTTGATTGCCAGCATTATTGTTTTCTTGCTTGTAGTACAATTTTTTCGCGTACCGAGCCGTGTCGTTCATAAAAGTGATACGCAGATTGTTGCACCCTGTGATGGCAGGGTGGTGGTGATAGAAGAAGTGGTGGAAACCGAATACTTCAAAGGCCCCCGGCGGCAGATCAGCATATTCATGTCTCCGCTTAATGTGCATATCAACTGGAACCCCATCAGTGGTGTTATTCAGTATTTCAAATATCACCCCGGTCTGTATCTGGTAGCCTGGCACCCGAAGTCCAGCACGGATAATGAAAGAACCACTGTGGTAATCAGAAATAAGGAAGGTATAGATGTGCTTTTTCGCCAGATAGCCGGTGCAGCGGCGCGGCGGATACGCTGGTATGTCAAGGAAGGCGATAAAGTGGAACAGAGTACCGAAATGGGTTTTATCAAATTCGGGTCACGCGTGGATATCTTTGTTCCGCTGGATGCGGATATAAAGGTTAACCTTCAGGATAAAACGGTTGGAAGTATTACAGTACTGGCTGAACTGAAGGCTTGA
- the secA gene encoding preprotein translocase subunit SecA, with protein MFKFFSKLFGTKSERDLKELTPYVERINAEYSKLASLSNDELRGKSEGLKQQIASELKSIDDQIDALKAEAANEPNVDVKETIFKKIDALVLERDKELEKILLEILPTAFAIVKDTARRFKDNDRLEVTANYFDREVAAKKSHVTIEGDTAYWNSTWDVIGQPIKWNMLHYDVQLIGGVVLHQGKISEMATGEGKTLVATLPAFLNALAGQGVHIVTVNDYLAKRDAEWNAPLFEFHGMRVDCIDRHQPNTVARRNAYKADLTYGTNNEFGFDYLRDNMSRTPEELVQRKHHYAMVDEVDSVLIDDARTPLIISGPVPRGDEQEYLELKPRVSRIVEAQKKLAMDLLNDAKKKIVAGDKKEGALSLFRAHRGMPKYKPLIKYLSEPGIKALMQESESIHLAENQKLMPVADAPLYFTIDERHNSIELTEKGIDFLTGESEETNFFILPDIAVDLDAIEKDTSLSEQERVLQKEALIRDYSVKTARIHTVNQLLKAYTLFEKDVEYVIMDGKVKIVDEQTGRIMDGRRYSDGLHQAIEAKENVRVEDATQTYATVTLQNYFRMYHKLAGMTGTAETEAGEFWEIYKLDVVSIPTNVGITRKDQEDKVYRSVREKYNAVTDEIVELVEGGRPVLVGTTSVENSEIISRMLTLRKIQHQVLNAKQHQREAEVVAEAGKPGTVTIATNMAGRGTDIKLTAESKAAGGLAIIGTERHESRRVDRQLRGRSGRQGDPGSSQFFVSLEDNLMRLFGSDRMAKVMDRMGLEEGEVIQSGMITKSIERAQKKVEENNFGMRKRLLEYDDVMNYQRDAIYTRRRNALFGDRLAVDIANTLFDVCEEIVTNGETYPELELAVITNLGMELPFSESEFGSLNVSTRAQKLYEAAEKQYQDKNQAISEKALPILRSIFADRGATVTEIMIPFSDGLKQTGVVVNLKKALENNGKEITREMEKAIVLSLIDQEWKEHLREMDDLKQSVQNAVFEQKDPLLIYKFESVELFKRFLSKVNFDMISFLMKADIPQEEAAPPTAVPQQVRRPTPAPVLHTNREEDFEQDGNEFAASMESTTKAQPVRTIKIADRNQKVSVQYRDGRILRDVKFKKVEQEVKNGECVVIE; from the coding sequence ATGTTTAAATTTTTTTCTAAGCTTTTCGGCACAAAATCGGAACGGGATTTAAAGGAGCTTACTCCTTATGTTGAGAGGATTAATGCGGAATATTCAAAATTGGCTTCCTTATCCAACGACGAACTTCGGGGCAAGTCGGAAGGGCTGAAACAGCAAATTGCTTCTGAACTGAAATCTATTGATGATCAGATAGATGCCTTAAAGGCGGAAGCAGCCAACGAACCCAATGTGGATGTGAAGGAAACGATTTTTAAGAAAATAGATGCACTCGTTCTGGAAAGAGACAAAGAGCTGGAAAAAATCCTCCTGGAAATTCTTCCAACGGCCTTTGCCATTGTAAAGGATACTGCCCGGAGATTTAAGGATAATGATCGTCTGGAAGTAACGGCCAATTATTTTGACCGGGAAGTAGCCGCAAAAAAATCACACGTAACCATAGAAGGCGACACCGCTTACTGGAACAGTACCTGGGACGTAATTGGCCAGCCTATTAAGTGGAATATGCTTCATTACGATGTGCAGCTCATAGGCGGAGTTGTTTTGCATCAGGGTAAAATTTCTGAGATGGCAACAGGTGAAGGTAAAACCCTGGTGGCTACGTTGCCGGCTTTCCTGAATGCACTTGCAGGACAAGGGGTTCATATTGTGACTGTGAACGACTATCTGGCCAAGCGTGATGCTGAATGGAATGCCCCGCTGTTTGAATTCCACGGTATGCGTGTGGATTGTATCGACAGGCACCAGCCCAATACGGTAGCCCGCCGAAATGCCTACAAGGCAGACCTTACCTATGGTACCAATAATGAGTTTGGTTTTGATTACCTGCGTGACAATATGTCACGTACACCGGAAGAGCTGGTTCAGCGCAAACATCATTACGCTATGGTGGATGAGGTTGACTCCGTTTTAATAGATGACGCACGTACGCCATTGATTATCAGCGGGCCGGTACCACGCGGAGATGAACAGGAATATCTGGAACTGAAGCCACGGGTATCGAGGATCGTTGAAGCTCAGAAAAAGCTGGCGATGGACCTTTTGAATGACGCCAAGAAAAAGATTGTTGCCGGAGACAAAAAGGAAGGGGCGCTTTCCCTTTTCAGGGCACACCGGGGTATGCCTAAATATAAGCCTCTGATCAAGTACCTCAGTGAGCCTGGTATAAAGGCGTTGATGCAGGAGTCTGAATCCATCCACCTGGCCGAAAATCAGAAACTGATGCCGGTTGCTGACGCTCCGCTTTACTTTACGATTGATGAACGTCATAACAGCATTGAATTAACAGAAAAAGGTATCGACTTCCTGACGGGGGAATCCGAAGAAACCAACTTCTTCATACTACCCGACATTGCGGTTGATCTGGATGCGATTGAAAAAGATACTTCCCTAAGCGAGCAGGAACGTGTCCTTCAGAAAGAAGCGCTGATCAGGGATTATTCTGTTAAAACGGCACGTATCCATACGGTTAACCAGTTGTTAAAAGCATATACCCTGTTTGAAAAAGACGTGGAGTATGTGATCATGGACGGAAAGGTTAAAATTGTAGATGAGCAAACGGGGCGTATCATGGACGGTCGCCGGTATTCTGACGGGCTCCACCAAGCCATTGAAGCGAAGGAAAACGTGAGGGTGGAAGATGCTACGCAAACCTATGCCACCGTCACTTTGCAGAACTATTTCCGGATGTATCATAAACTCGCCGGTATGACCGGTACTGCGGAAACGGAAGCAGGTGAATTCTGGGAAATCTACAAACTGGATGTGGTATCTATTCCTACCAACGTTGGTATTACGCGTAAGGACCAGGAGGATAAGGTATATCGGTCGGTTCGTGAAAAATATAATGCGGTTACAGATGAAATCGTAGAACTGGTGGAAGGCGGCAGGCCGGTTTTGGTGGGTACTACTTCCGTTGAAAATTCGGAGATCATCAGCCGGATGCTAACACTCAGAAAAATCCAGCATCAGGTACTGAATGCCAAACAACATCAGCGCGAAGCAGAAGTGGTTGCAGAAGCGGGTAAGCCAGGGACGGTTACCATAGCAACCAACATGGCTGGCCGGGGAACGGATATCAAGCTTACTGCCGAGTCCAAAGCGGCGGGTGGTCTGGCCATTATTGGTACTGAGCGTCATGAGAGCCGCAGGGTAGACCGTCAGTTAAGAGGGCGTTCAGGACGGCAGGGTGATCCGGGTTCTTCTCAGTTTTTTGTTTCACTGGAAGATAACCTGATGCGCCTTTTCGGCTCAGACCGGATGGCAAAGGTGATGGACCGCATGGGCCTTGAAGAAGGAGAAGTGATTCAGAGCGGTATGATCACCAAGTCTATTGAACGTGCTCAGAAAAAAGTGGAGGAAAATAACTTTGGTATGCGTAAGCGTCTGCTTGAATATGACGACGTGATGAACTACCAGCGTGATGCCATTTACACCCGCCGCAGAAATGCGCTGTTCGGTGACCGTTTGGCGGTTGATATTGCCAATACCCTTTTTGATGTGTGCGAGGAAATCGTTACCAATGGAGAGACGTATCCTGAGCTGGAACTTGCCGTGATTACAAACCTGGGGATGGAGTTGCCTTTCAGTGAATCGGAGTTCGGTTCGCTGAACGTAAGTACCCGTGCCCAGAAGTTATATGAAGCGGCGGAAAAGCAATATCAGGATAAAAATCAGGCGATTTCTGAAAAGGCGCTGCCGATACTTAGGTCCATATTTGCCGACAGAGGTGCTACGGTTACCGAAATTATGATTCCTTTCAGCGATGGGCTGAAACAAACCGGCGTAGTGGTTAATCTTAAAAAAGCGCTGGAAAATAACGGAAAGGAAATCACCCGCGAAATGGAAAAAGCCATTGTGCTTTCTCTGATCGACCAGGAATGGAAGGAACACCTCCGCGAAATGGATGATCTGAAGCAGTCGGTGCAAAATGCAGTATTTGAACAGAAAGATCCTTTGCTGATCTATAAATTTGAATCGGTTGAATTGTTCAAACGCTTCCTCAGTAAAGTGAATTTTGATATGATATCCTTCCTCATGAAGGCTGATATCCCTCAGGAAGAAGCGGCCCCGCCAACTGCCGTTCCCCAGCAGGTTCGCAGGCCCACCCCGGCGCCTGTATTACATACCAACCGTGAGGAAGATTTTGAGCAGGACGGCAACGAGTTTGCGGCTTCAATGGAGTCAACTACCAAAGCGCAGCCGGTACGAACCATAAAAATTGCGGACCGTAACCAGAAAGTGTCGGTTCAGTACCGGGATGGAAGGATCCTGCGCGATGTGAAATTTAAAAAGGTAGAACAGGAAGTTAAAAATGGCGAGTGCGTAGTGATTGAATAA
- the thiL gene encoding thiamine-phosphate kinase, producing the protein MADTRTEINSLGEFGLIQRINKKIKTNLPDTITGIGDDSAVIDLGDEFGLLSTDILLEGVHFDLTFFPLKHLGYKAIAINVSDIAAMNGTPRQVTVAIALSNRFSVEAVDELYEGIHAACKDFNVDLVGGDTTSSRSGLLISVSVFGRVKKDKITYRHGARPNDLLCVTGDLGGAYMGLQLLEREKQVFMANPQMQPELEGKDYVIQRQLRPEARMDVIYELAEAGVLPTSMIDLSDGLASDLLHICAQSGVGAIVFEEKLPIDEQTYIAATELNLGPVTAALNGGEDYELLFTVPQVSYDLIKNNPKISFIGYITDKKNEVLLHTNADNRIPITAQGWNREN; encoded by the coding sequence ATGGCAGATACAAGAACGGAGATCAACAGCCTGGGTGAATTCGGCCTGATCCAAAGAATCAATAAAAAAATAAAAACAAATTTGCCAGACACCATTACCGGTATTGGTGACGACTCCGCCGTCATTGACCTTGGTGACGAATTTGGCCTGCTTTCCACAGATATACTGTTGGAAGGCGTTCATTTTGATCTGACATTTTTCCCGCTCAAGCACCTGGGATATAAAGCCATCGCCATCAATGTATCAGACATTGCAGCTATGAACGGTACTCCGCGGCAGGTGACCGTGGCGATTGCATTAAGCAACCGTTTTTCGGTAGAGGCAGTTGATGAGCTCTACGAAGGCATACACGCCGCCTGTAAAGATTTTAATGTGGACCTTGTAGGAGGTGACACAACTTCTTCCCGCTCGGGACTGTTAATTTCCGTCAGTGTTTTTGGCAGAGTAAAAAAAGATAAAATCACCTACCGCCACGGTGCCAGGCCCAACGATCTGTTATGCGTCACCGGCGACCTGGGAGGTGCCTATATGGGTCTTCAGCTGTTGGAAAGAGAGAAACAGGTTTTCATGGCCAACCCTCAAATGCAGCCCGAACTGGAAGGAAAGGATTATGTGATCCAGCGCCAGCTAAGACCCGAGGCCCGGATGGATGTCATTTATGAGCTTGCAGAAGCAGGAGTACTGCCCACCTCAATGATTGACCTGTCCGACGGCCTGGCCTCTGATCTGTTGCATATTTGTGCCCAGTCTGGCGTGGGTGCAATCGTTTTCGAGGAAAAACTACCGATTGACGAACAAACCTATATCGCTGCCACAGAGCTTAATCTGGGACCAGTAACGGCTGCCCTGAACGGAGGCGAAGATTACGAGCTGCTGTTCACCGTTCCGCAGGTTTCCTACGACCTCATAAAAAACAATCCGAAGATTAGCTTCATTGGATACATCACTGATAAAAAGAATGAGGTACTACTGCATACCAATGCAGACAACAGGATACCGATCACGGCACAGGGCTGGAACAGAGAAAATTAA
- a CDS encoding DoxX family protein, which produces MNMMDRIGHWGDTHHPAWLDMLRIVLGILLFVKGISFISDTTKLSQLISGLDIRLWTVTAVHYVAFAHIFGGFLIAMGCLTRLSSLIQIPILITAVFFVNIRMGFSYLNSELWLSMATLLLVLTFAVVGSGRFSVDEYMRTHDR; this is translated from the coding sequence ATGAACATGATGGACCGAATCGGACATTGGGGCGACACGCACCATCCCGCCTGGCTGGATATGCTCCGCATTGTTTTGGGCATACTCCTATTTGTGAAAGGTATCAGCTTCATCAGTGATACCACAAAACTCTCGCAACTCATTTCAGGTCTGGACATTCGTCTCTGGACCGTAACGGCTGTTCATTACGTAGCATTTGCGCATATCTTCGGAGGATTTCTGATCGCGATGGGCTGCCTCACCAGGCTTTCTTCCCTCATTCAGATACCTATCCTGATCACCGCTGTGTTCTTTGTCAATATACGAATGGGATTTTCCTATCTGAACTCGGAGCTATGGCTCTCTATGGCCACCCTGCTTCTGGTACTTACTTTTGCAGTGGTAGGTTCGGGGCGTTTTTCAGTGGACGAGTATATGCGCACCCACGACAGGTAA
- a CDS encoding rhomboid family intramembrane serine protease, with protein sequence MSITLILVLLTGGISYYAFNNYSFMDKMLLNPYRVMKKNEYYRFLTSGFVHADFGHLIFNMLSLWFVGEGIERLFAMLFGANGSFYYLFLYLVGIIVSDIPTFMKHRNNSNYNSLGASGGVSAVLFAAILYAPLMDIYLYFFIQLKAFIFGILFLGYSLFEARRGTSYVNHSAHLYGAIFGMVFMAVVYPDAVPGFFQQIGDWISGFAR encoded by the coding sequence ATGTCAATCACCCTCATACTTGTATTACTCACCGGCGGTATAAGCTATTACGCTTTCAACAATTACAGCTTTATGGACAAAATGCTTCTGAACCCTTACCGGGTGATGAAGAAAAACGAATATTACCGCTTTCTGACGTCCGGCTTTGTGCATGCGGATTTCGGCCACCTGATCTTCAACATGTTAAGTTTATGGTTTGTGGGTGAAGGAATCGAAAGACTTTTTGCGATGCTGTTCGGAGCAAACGGCTCTTTTTACTATCTCTTTTTGTATCTGGTGGGTATCATTGTGTCGGACATACCCACCTTTATGAAACATCGCAACAATTCCAATTATAATTCCCTGGGTGCCTCTGGCGGTGTTTCTGCAGTTTTGTTCGCTGCTATATTATACGCCCCTCTGATGGATATCTATCTGTATTTCTTCATTCAGCTGAAGGCATTCATATTCGGGATATTGTTCCTGGGTTATTCGTTATTTGAAGCCCGCCGCGGAACCAGTTATGTCAACCATAGCGCTCACCTGTATGGAGCCATTTTCGGGATGGTTTTTATGGCCGTGGTATATCCGGATGCAGTTCCCGGATTTTTCCAGCAGATCGGTGACTGGATATCGGGCTTTGCAAGATAA
- a CDS encoding AraC family transcriptional regulator: protein MKPHFHRVPIKSQTSFSIRHEKESSFGTVWHYHPELELHYLVKGRGVRFIGDNISNFSDGELILLGQNLPHTWRVEEASDRAHVEVIIIHFLPDCLGSDLLLLPEAYLIPKLFEKAKKGLVINGTAREKVIGLMHHAVDAQNLDRLIALLSILKILAETDETESIASAHAFYKSNDSETLRLNKIYAYTLANYKSDINLQDVASIANLGITSFCRYFKMMTKKTYNDFLVEIRISHACRFLIEDRLATEVICFECGFNNVSNFYRHFKKVTDMTPMEYKKKYLKTTPELI from the coding sequence ATGAAACCTCATTTCCATCGGGTACCGATCAAATCTCAGACTTCCTTCAGCATCAGGCATGAGAAGGAATCAAGTTTTGGTACGGTATGGCACTATCATCCCGAACTGGAACTGCATTACCTGGTCAAAGGCAGGGGGGTACGTTTTATTGGTGACAATATCAGTAATTTTTCGGACGGGGAACTGATCCTCCTGGGGCAGAACCTGCCGCATACCTGGCGCGTGGAGGAAGCTTCGGACCGGGCGCATGTTGAAGTGATCATTATTCACTTTTTGCCGGATTGCCTCGGGAGTGATCTTTTGCTTTTGCCGGAGGCTTATCTTATTCCCAAGCTCTTCGAAAAGGCAAAGAAGGGACTGGTGATCAACGGGACGGCCAGGGAGAAGGTCATCGGGCTCATGCACCATGCGGTGGATGCACAAAATCTGGACAGGCTGATTGCCCTTTTGTCCATACTTAAAATCCTCGCGGAAACAGACGAAACGGAGAGTATCGCATCGGCTCATGCCTTTTATAAATCCAATGATTCCGAGACGCTGAGGCTTAATAAGATATACGCCTACACGCTGGCCAATTATAAAAGTGATATTAACTTACAGGATGTGGCCTCTATCGCCAATCTGGGCATCACCTCATTTTGCCGTTATTTCAAAATGATGACAAAAAAAACCTACAACGACTTCCTTGTTGAGATACGCATCAGCCATGCCTGCCGTTTCCTGATCGAGGACAGGCTTGCCACGGAGGTGATATGCTTTGAGTGTGGTTTCAATAACGTCTCCAACTTTTACCGGCATTTCAAAAAGGTGACGGATATGACGCCGATGGAATATAAAAAGAAGTATCTGAAAACCACACCCGAGCTTATCTGA